Proteins from a single region of Vanessa cardui chromosome 13, ilVanCard2.1, whole genome shotgun sequence:
- the LOC124534799 gene encoding endophilin-A isoform X1 — protein sequence MAFAGLKKQINKANQYVTEKMGGAEGTKLDLDFVEMERKTDVTCELVEELQTKTKEFLQPNPTARAKMAAVKGISKLSGQAKSNTYPQPEGVLGDCMLLYGKKLGEDSVFAQCLIEMGEALKQMADVKYSLDDNIKQSFLEPLHHLQTKDLKEVMHHRKKLQGRRLDFDCKRRRQAKGILKGPYMSPSHGSPRHGAHIPDDEIRQAEEKFAESLTLAQIGMFNLLDNDVEQVAQVSFFAEGLLEYHQQCTEILKGLVSALMEKKEEAVNRPKLEFVPKTLADLQIEGIHDLNHGRRYGSAQSLSRARLPPTSSLGDIHTTDPLRAWEAPRITPIAPGFKPHPAPRLQNGRDPWTASPLPSPVKSPARTPVAAAKGPCCTALYDFEPENQGELGFKENDVITLINKVDDNWFEGSVNGKTGYFPISYVQVTVPLPNM from the exons tatgtCACAGAAAAAATGGGCGGTGCCGAGGGCACAAAGCTTGATCTGGATTTTGTGGAAATGGAAAGa AAAACAGACGTTACGTGTGAGCTGGTTGAAGAGTTACAAACGAAAACAAAAGAATTTCTACAACCGAATCCAACCGCACGTGCAAAGATGGCGGCCGTGAAGGGAATCAGTAAATTAAGTGGTCAGGCTAAAAGTAACACCTATCCGCAACCTGAAGGCGTGCTCGGCGATTGCATGCTGCTCTACGGAAAGAAGCTCGGAGAAGATTCTGTGTTCG CACAATGTTTGATCGAGATGGGGGAGGCGCTGAAGCAAATGGCGGATGTCAAATACTCGCTGGACGACAATATCAAGCAAAGCTTCCTCGAGCCTCTTCACCATTTGCAGACTAAAGATCTCAAAGAAGTTATG caTCACCGGAAGAAATTACAGGGACGTAGGCTGGACTTCGACTGCAAGCGACGTAGACAAGCCAAAg gCATCCTTAAAGGCCCTTACATGAGTCCAAGCCATGGTTCTCCAAGACACG GCGCTCACATTCCAGACGATGAGATCAGACAGGCTGAGGAGAAGTTCGCCGAATCGTTGACCTTGGCTCAGATCGGAATGTTTAATCTTCTCGATAACGAT GTCGAGCAAGTGGCACAAGTCTCTTTCTTCGCGGAGGGTTTGCTGGAGTACCATCAGCAATGCACGGAGATCCTCAAGGGATTGGTCTCCGCGCTAATGGAGAA GAAAGAAGAAGCAGTTAACCGCCCGAAACTGGAGTTCGTACCCAAAACTCTCGCCGATCTCCAAATAGAGGGCATCCACGACTTGAACCATGGTAGGCGGTACGGCTCCGCGCAGAGCCTCTCTCGCGCGCGTCTCCCCCCCACTTCCTCCCTGGGCGACATCCACACCACCGATCCCCTCCGCGCCTGGGAAGCCCCCAGGATAACCCCTATCGCTCCCGGTTTCAAACCACACCCGGCACCGAGGTTACAGAATGGAAGGGATCCATGGACAG CGTCGCCGCTGCCTTCGCCGGTGAAGTCCCCCGCGCGGACGCCGGTGGCGGCCGCCAAGGGTCCGTGCTGCACCGCGCTCTATGACTTCGAGCCGGAGAACCAAGGCGAGCTTGGATTTAAG GAAAACGACGTGATCACACTGATCAACAAAGTTGACGATAACTGGTTCGAGGGTTCCGTCAACGGCAAGACGGGCTACTTCCCAATCAGCTACGTGCAAGTCACCGTACCCCTCCCAAATATGTAA
- the LOC124534799 gene encoding endophilin-A isoform X4: MAFAGLKKQINKANQYVTEKMGGAEGTKLDLDFVEMERKTDVTCELVEELQTKTKEFLQPNPTARAKMAAVKGISKLSGQAKSNTYPQPEGVLGDCMLLYGKKLGEDSVFAQCLIEMGEALKQMADVKYSLDDNIKQSFLEPLHHLQTKDLKEVMHHRKKLQGRRLDFDCKRRRQAKGILKGPYMSPSHGSPRHGAHIPDDEIRQAEEKFAESLTLAQIGMFNLLDNDVEQVAQVSFFAEGLLEYHQQCTEILKGLVSALMEKKEEAVNRPKLEFVPKTLADLQIEGIHDLNHEGGSRVGSPEHKPPGNLELFPAGANAQRSNNASPLPSPVKSPARTPVAAAKGPCCTALYDFEPENQGELGFKENDVITLINKVDDNWFEGSVNGKTGYFPISYVQVTVPLPNM, translated from the exons tatgtCACAGAAAAAATGGGCGGTGCCGAGGGCACAAAGCTTGATCTGGATTTTGTGGAAATGGAAAGa AAAACAGACGTTACGTGTGAGCTGGTTGAAGAGTTACAAACGAAAACAAAAGAATTTCTACAACCGAATCCAACCGCACGTGCAAAGATGGCGGCCGTGAAGGGAATCAGTAAATTAAGTGGTCAGGCTAAAAGTAACACCTATCCGCAACCTGAAGGCGTGCTCGGCGATTGCATGCTGCTCTACGGAAAGAAGCTCGGAGAAGATTCTGTGTTCG CACAATGTTTGATCGAGATGGGGGAGGCGCTGAAGCAAATGGCGGATGTCAAATACTCGCTGGACGACAATATCAAGCAAAGCTTCCTCGAGCCTCTTCACCATTTGCAGACTAAAGATCTCAAAGAAGTTATG caTCACCGGAAGAAATTACAGGGACGTAGGCTGGACTTCGACTGCAAGCGACGTAGACAAGCCAAAg gCATCCTTAAAGGCCCTTACATGAGTCCAAGCCATGGTTCTCCAAGACACG GCGCTCACATTCCAGACGATGAGATCAGACAGGCTGAGGAGAAGTTCGCCGAATCGTTGACCTTGGCTCAGATCGGAATGTTTAATCTTCTCGATAACGAT GTCGAGCAAGTGGCACAAGTCTCTTTCTTCGCGGAGGGTTTGCTGGAGTACCATCAGCAATGCACGGAGATCCTCAAGGGATTGGTCTCCGCGCTAATGGAGAA GAAAGAAGAAGCAGTTAACCGCCCGAAACTGGAGTTCGTACCCAAAACTCTCGCCGATCTCCAAATAGAGGGCATCCACGACTTGAACCATG AAGGAGGCTCGCGCGTGGGCTCCCCGGAGCACAAGCCGCCCGGCAACCTCGAGCTGTTCCCCGCCGGCGCCAACGCGCAGCGCTCTAACAACG CGTCGCCGCTGCCTTCGCCGGTGAAGTCCCCCGCGCGGACGCCGGTGGCGGCCGCCAAGGGTCCGTGCTGCACCGCGCTCTATGACTTCGAGCCGGAGAACCAAGGCGAGCTTGGATTTAAG GAAAACGACGTGATCACACTGATCAACAAAGTTGACGATAACTGGTTCGAGGGTTCCGTCAACGGCAAGACGGGCTACTTCCCAATCAGCTACGTGCAAGTCACCGTACCCCTCCCAAATATGTAA
- the LOC124534799 gene encoding endophilin-A isoform X6 has translation MAFAGLKKQINKANQYVTEKMGGAEGTKLDLDFVEMERKTDVTCELVEELQTKTKEFLQPNPTARAKMAAVKGISKLSGQAKSNTYPQPEGVLGDCMLLYGKKLGEDSVFAQCLIEMGEALKQMADVKYSLDDNIKQSFLEPLHHLQTKDLKEVMHHRKKLQGRRLDFDCKRRRQAKGILKGPYMSPSHGSPRHGAHIPDDEIRQAEEKFAESLTLAQIGMFNLLDNDVEQVAQVSFFAEGLLEYHQQCTEILKGLVSALMEKKEEAVNRPKLEFVPKTLADLQIEGIHDLNHASPLPSPVKSPARTPVAAAKGPCCTALYDFEPENQGELGFKENDVITLINKVDDNWFEGSVNGKTGYFPISYVQVTVPLPNM, from the exons tatgtCACAGAAAAAATGGGCGGTGCCGAGGGCACAAAGCTTGATCTGGATTTTGTGGAAATGGAAAGa AAAACAGACGTTACGTGTGAGCTGGTTGAAGAGTTACAAACGAAAACAAAAGAATTTCTACAACCGAATCCAACCGCACGTGCAAAGATGGCGGCCGTGAAGGGAATCAGTAAATTAAGTGGTCAGGCTAAAAGTAACACCTATCCGCAACCTGAAGGCGTGCTCGGCGATTGCATGCTGCTCTACGGAAAGAAGCTCGGAGAAGATTCTGTGTTCG CACAATGTTTGATCGAGATGGGGGAGGCGCTGAAGCAAATGGCGGATGTCAAATACTCGCTGGACGACAATATCAAGCAAAGCTTCCTCGAGCCTCTTCACCATTTGCAGACTAAAGATCTCAAAGAAGTTATG caTCACCGGAAGAAATTACAGGGACGTAGGCTGGACTTCGACTGCAAGCGACGTAGACAAGCCAAAg gCATCCTTAAAGGCCCTTACATGAGTCCAAGCCATGGTTCTCCAAGACACG GCGCTCACATTCCAGACGATGAGATCAGACAGGCTGAGGAGAAGTTCGCCGAATCGTTGACCTTGGCTCAGATCGGAATGTTTAATCTTCTCGATAACGAT GTCGAGCAAGTGGCACAAGTCTCTTTCTTCGCGGAGGGTTTGCTGGAGTACCATCAGCAATGCACGGAGATCCTCAAGGGATTGGTCTCCGCGCTAATGGAGAA GAAAGAAGAAGCAGTTAACCGCCCGAAACTGGAGTTCGTACCCAAAACTCTCGCCGATCTCCAAATAGAGGGCATCCACGACTTGAACCATG CGTCGCCGCTGCCTTCGCCGGTGAAGTCCCCCGCGCGGACGCCGGTGGCGGCCGCCAAGGGTCCGTGCTGCACCGCGCTCTATGACTTCGAGCCGGAGAACCAAGGCGAGCTTGGATTTAAG GAAAACGACGTGATCACACTGATCAACAAAGTTGACGATAACTGGTTCGAGGGTTCCGTCAACGGCAAGACGGGCTACTTCCCAATCAGCTACGTGCAAGTCACCGTACCCCTCCCAAATATGTAA
- the LOC124534799 gene encoding endophilin-A isoform X2, with product MAFAGLKKQINKANQYVTEKMGGAEGTKLDLDFVEMERKTDVTCELVEELQTKTKEFLQPNPTARAKMAAVKGISKLSGQAKSNTYPQPEGVLGDCMLLYGKKLGEDSVFAQCLIEMGEALKQMADVKYSLDDNIKQSFLEPLHHLQTKDLKEVMHHRKKLQGRRLDFDCKRRRQAKGAHIPDDEIRQAEEKFAESLTLAQIGMFNLLDNDVEQVAQVSFFAEGLLEYHQQCTEILKGLVSALMEKKEEAVNRPKLEFVPKTLADLQIEGIHDLNHGRRYGSAQSLSRARLPPTSSLGDIHTTDPLRAWEAPRITPIAPGFKPHPAPRLQNGRDPWTASPLPSPVKSPARTPVAAAKGPCCTALYDFEPENQGELGFKENDVITLINKVDDNWFEGSVNGKTGYFPISYVQVTVPLPNM from the exons tatgtCACAGAAAAAATGGGCGGTGCCGAGGGCACAAAGCTTGATCTGGATTTTGTGGAAATGGAAAGa AAAACAGACGTTACGTGTGAGCTGGTTGAAGAGTTACAAACGAAAACAAAAGAATTTCTACAACCGAATCCAACCGCACGTGCAAAGATGGCGGCCGTGAAGGGAATCAGTAAATTAAGTGGTCAGGCTAAAAGTAACACCTATCCGCAACCTGAAGGCGTGCTCGGCGATTGCATGCTGCTCTACGGAAAGAAGCTCGGAGAAGATTCTGTGTTCG CACAATGTTTGATCGAGATGGGGGAGGCGCTGAAGCAAATGGCGGATGTCAAATACTCGCTGGACGACAATATCAAGCAAAGCTTCCTCGAGCCTCTTCACCATTTGCAGACTAAAGATCTCAAAGAAGTTATG caTCACCGGAAGAAATTACAGGGACGTAGGCTGGACTTCGACTGCAAGCGACGTAGACAAGCCAAAg GCGCTCACATTCCAGACGATGAGATCAGACAGGCTGAGGAGAAGTTCGCCGAATCGTTGACCTTGGCTCAGATCGGAATGTTTAATCTTCTCGATAACGAT GTCGAGCAAGTGGCACAAGTCTCTTTCTTCGCGGAGGGTTTGCTGGAGTACCATCAGCAATGCACGGAGATCCTCAAGGGATTGGTCTCCGCGCTAATGGAGAA GAAAGAAGAAGCAGTTAACCGCCCGAAACTGGAGTTCGTACCCAAAACTCTCGCCGATCTCCAAATAGAGGGCATCCACGACTTGAACCATGGTAGGCGGTACGGCTCCGCGCAGAGCCTCTCTCGCGCGCGTCTCCCCCCCACTTCCTCCCTGGGCGACATCCACACCACCGATCCCCTCCGCGCCTGGGAAGCCCCCAGGATAACCCCTATCGCTCCCGGTTTCAAACCACACCCGGCACCGAGGTTACAGAATGGAAGGGATCCATGGACAG CGTCGCCGCTGCCTTCGCCGGTGAAGTCCCCCGCGCGGACGCCGGTGGCGGCCGCCAAGGGTCCGTGCTGCACCGCGCTCTATGACTTCGAGCCGGAGAACCAAGGCGAGCTTGGATTTAAG GAAAACGACGTGATCACACTGATCAACAAAGTTGACGATAACTGGTTCGAGGGTTCCGTCAACGGCAAGACGGGCTACTTCCCAATCAGCTACGTGCAAGTCACCGTACCCCTCCCAAATATGTAA
- the LOC124534799 gene encoding endophilin-A isoform X5, giving the protein MAFAGLKKQINKANQYVTEKMGGAEGTKLDLDFVEMERKTDVTCELVEELQTKTKEFLQPNPTARAKMAAVKGISKLSGQAKSNTYPQPEGVLGDCMLLYGKKLGEDSVFAQCLIEMGEALKQMADVKYSLDDNIKQSFLEPLHHLQTKDLKEVMHHRKKLQGRRLDFDCKRRRQAKGILKGPYMSPSHGSPRHGAHIPDDEIRQAEEKFAESLTLAQIGMFNLLDNDVEQVAQVSFFAEGLLEYHQQCTEILKGLVSALMEKKEEAVNRPKLEFVPKTLADLQIEGIHDLNHGGSRVGSPEHKPPGNLELFPAGANAQRSNNASPLPSPVKSPARTPVAAAKGPCCTALYDFEPENQGELGFKENDVITLINKVDDNWFEGSVNGKTGYFPISYVQVTVPLPNM; this is encoded by the exons tatgtCACAGAAAAAATGGGCGGTGCCGAGGGCACAAAGCTTGATCTGGATTTTGTGGAAATGGAAAGa AAAACAGACGTTACGTGTGAGCTGGTTGAAGAGTTACAAACGAAAACAAAAGAATTTCTACAACCGAATCCAACCGCACGTGCAAAGATGGCGGCCGTGAAGGGAATCAGTAAATTAAGTGGTCAGGCTAAAAGTAACACCTATCCGCAACCTGAAGGCGTGCTCGGCGATTGCATGCTGCTCTACGGAAAGAAGCTCGGAGAAGATTCTGTGTTCG CACAATGTTTGATCGAGATGGGGGAGGCGCTGAAGCAAATGGCGGATGTCAAATACTCGCTGGACGACAATATCAAGCAAAGCTTCCTCGAGCCTCTTCACCATTTGCAGACTAAAGATCTCAAAGAAGTTATG caTCACCGGAAGAAATTACAGGGACGTAGGCTGGACTTCGACTGCAAGCGACGTAGACAAGCCAAAg gCATCCTTAAAGGCCCTTACATGAGTCCAAGCCATGGTTCTCCAAGACACG GCGCTCACATTCCAGACGATGAGATCAGACAGGCTGAGGAGAAGTTCGCCGAATCGTTGACCTTGGCTCAGATCGGAATGTTTAATCTTCTCGATAACGAT GTCGAGCAAGTGGCACAAGTCTCTTTCTTCGCGGAGGGTTTGCTGGAGTACCATCAGCAATGCACGGAGATCCTCAAGGGATTGGTCTCCGCGCTAATGGAGAA GAAAGAAGAAGCAGTTAACCGCCCGAAACTGGAGTTCGTACCCAAAACTCTCGCCGATCTCCAAATAGAGGGCATCCACGACTTGAACCATG GAGGCTCGCGCGTGGGCTCCCCGGAGCACAAGCCGCCCGGCAACCTCGAGCTGTTCCCCGCCGGCGCCAACGCGCAGCGCTCTAACAACG CGTCGCCGCTGCCTTCGCCGGTGAAGTCCCCCGCGCGGACGCCGGTGGCGGCCGCCAAGGGTCCGTGCTGCACCGCGCTCTATGACTTCGAGCCGGAGAACCAAGGCGAGCTTGGATTTAAG GAAAACGACGTGATCACACTGATCAACAAAGTTGACGATAACTGGTTCGAGGGTTCCGTCAACGGCAAGACGGGCTACTTCCCAATCAGCTACGTGCAAGTCACCGTACCCCTCCCAAATATGTAA
- the LOC124534799 gene encoding endophilin-A isoform X3, producing the protein MAFAGLKKQINKANQYVTEKMGGAEGTKLDLDFVEMERKTDVTCELVEELQTKTKEFLQPNPTARAKMAAVKGISKLSGQAKSNTYPQPEGVLGDCMLLYGKKLGEDSVFAQCLIEMGEALKQMADVKYSLDDNIKQSFLEPLHHLQTKDLKEVMHHRKKLQGRRLDFDCKRRRQAKDDEIRQAEEKFAESLTLAQIGMFNLLDNDVEQVAQVSFFAEGLLEYHQQCTEILKGLVSALMEKKEEAVNRPKLEFVPKTLADLQIEGIHDLNHGRRYGSAQSLSRARLPPTSSLGDIHTTDPLRAWEAPRITPIAPGFKPHPAPRLQNGRDPWTASPLPSPVKSPARTPVAAAKGPCCTALYDFEPENQGELGFKENDVITLINKVDDNWFEGSVNGKTGYFPISYVQVTVPLPNM; encoded by the exons tatgtCACAGAAAAAATGGGCGGTGCCGAGGGCACAAAGCTTGATCTGGATTTTGTGGAAATGGAAAGa AAAACAGACGTTACGTGTGAGCTGGTTGAAGAGTTACAAACGAAAACAAAAGAATTTCTACAACCGAATCCAACCGCACGTGCAAAGATGGCGGCCGTGAAGGGAATCAGTAAATTAAGTGGTCAGGCTAAAAGTAACACCTATCCGCAACCTGAAGGCGTGCTCGGCGATTGCATGCTGCTCTACGGAAAGAAGCTCGGAGAAGATTCTGTGTTCG CACAATGTTTGATCGAGATGGGGGAGGCGCTGAAGCAAATGGCGGATGTCAAATACTCGCTGGACGACAATATCAAGCAAAGCTTCCTCGAGCCTCTTCACCATTTGCAGACTAAAGATCTCAAAGAAGTTATG caTCACCGGAAGAAATTACAGGGACGTAGGCTGGACTTCGACTGCAAGCGACGTAGACAAGCCAAAg ACGATGAGATCAGACAGGCTGAGGAGAAGTTCGCCGAATCGTTGACCTTGGCTCAGATCGGAATGTTTAATCTTCTCGATAACGAT GTCGAGCAAGTGGCACAAGTCTCTTTCTTCGCGGAGGGTTTGCTGGAGTACCATCAGCAATGCACGGAGATCCTCAAGGGATTGGTCTCCGCGCTAATGGAGAA GAAAGAAGAAGCAGTTAACCGCCCGAAACTGGAGTTCGTACCCAAAACTCTCGCCGATCTCCAAATAGAGGGCATCCACGACTTGAACCATGGTAGGCGGTACGGCTCCGCGCAGAGCCTCTCTCGCGCGCGTCTCCCCCCCACTTCCTCCCTGGGCGACATCCACACCACCGATCCCCTCCGCGCCTGGGAAGCCCCCAGGATAACCCCTATCGCTCCCGGTTTCAAACCACACCCGGCACCGAGGTTACAGAATGGAAGGGATCCATGGACAG CGTCGCCGCTGCCTTCGCCGGTGAAGTCCCCCGCGCGGACGCCGGTGGCGGCCGCCAAGGGTCCGTGCTGCACCGCGCTCTATGACTTCGAGCCGGAGAACCAAGGCGAGCTTGGATTTAAG GAAAACGACGTGATCACACTGATCAACAAAGTTGACGATAACTGGTTCGAGGGTTCCGTCAACGGCAAGACGGGCTACTTCCCAATCAGCTACGTGCAAGTCACCGTACCCCTCCCAAATATGTAA